A portion of the Candida dubliniensis CD36 chromosome R, complete sequence genome contains these proteins:
- a CDS encoding arginine permease, putative (Similar to S. cerevisiae CAN1) translates to MNEETHLLTSSFNQQEVGNEHPTHPHPHPHANTKRLLTSLHTSMISLGGIIGTGLFIGVRITLLNGPIISLMSYLYISLICFYIIQAVGEMSCYMPLNGSLCQFQFIYISNPIGIINNFIYWISWSITLALELSLIYNMLKYWQWQWLDIIGETWMIFIIWTILTICNLFPVNNYGNIEFIITIFKIFFMMGWIVISISLIMNNGSGSGFKYWNKDLIWGIDYIKVIENPVGSKLINILSSLISSCFTFQSIESVAICSGEIIDVHKNLPRAIKYVVSRIVIFYILTLFLLTLMIPSNDPRLVSSGEGDNDMFSSPFLIGLINMGMSSSSFLLGFFNFIILISMVSAANSNIYFGSRCLLSMVEEGYFPVMFGETTKSGVPLNAILLTSSIGLISLLSKFKSIDIFYKLLINLSSTSGLIMWLFISISYLQFRKALAFNSIVYENLAYTAIHRFPMIKFSYITIVSIVTIIIGNGIVNIWEFSWDSFISCYLTSIILIVGSVWLSMIWKQPILKKVEDIDIFTDQSVHAFK, encoded by the coding sequence ATGAATGAAGAAACACATTTACTTACTTCATCATTTAATCAACAAGAAGTGGGTAATGAACACCCAACCCATCCCCACCCTCATCCTCATGCAAATACAAAACGACTATTGACATCATTACACACATCGATGATATCTCTTGGTGGAATTATTGGTACTGGATTATTCATTGGAGTTAGAATCACTCTTTTAAATGGTCCcataatatcattaatgtcatatttatatattagtTTGATAtgtttttatattattcaaGCAGTGGGGGAAATGTCGTGTTATATGCCATTAAATGGATCATTAtgtcaatttcaatttatttatatatctAATCCAATTggaataattaataattttatttattggataAGTTGGTCAATTACATTAGCTTTAGAATTGagtttaatttataatatgtTGAAATATTGGCAATGGCAATGGTTAGATATTATAGGTGAAACTTGGAtgatttttataatttggacaatattgacaatttgtaatttattCCCAGTTAATAATTATGggaatattgaatttataatcactatatttaaaatttttttcatgaTGGGATGGATTGTCATTAGTATTagtttaataatgaataatgGATCTGGATCTGGATTCAAATATTGGAAtaaagatttgatttggggtattgattatattaaaGTGATTGAAAATCCTGTTGGgtcaaaattaattaatatcttgtcatcattaatatcatcatgTTTTACATtccaatcaattgaatcgGTAGCGATTTGTTCTggtgaaattattgatgttCATAAAAATTTACCACGAGCAATTAAATATGTTGTTCTGAGAATTGTGATATTCTATATATTGACATTGTTCTTATTGACTTTAATGATTCCAAGTAATGATCCACGCTTAGTTTCTAGTGGTGAAGGTGACAACGACATGTTCTCATCGCCATTTTTAATTGGATTGATCAATATGGGTATGAGTTCAAGTTCATTTTTACTTggttttttcaatttcattatattaatatcaatggTATCAGCAGctaattcaaatatttattttggtTCAAGATGCTTATTATCAATGGTGGAAGAAGGATATTTCCCAGTCATGTTTGGGGAAACTACCAAAAGTGGAGTTCCATTAAATGCTATATTGttaacatcatcaattgggttgatttctttattgtctaaattcaaatcaattgatattttttataaattgttgattaatttaTCTTCAACTTCAGGGTTGATCATGTGGTTATTTATTCTGATAAGTTATTTACAATTCAGGAAGGCATTGgcatttaattcaattgtttatgaAAATTTGGCATACACGGCGATACATAGATTCCCTATGATTAAATTTAGCTATATTACTATTGTTAGTATAGtgacaattattattggtaatggtaTCGTTAATATTTGGGAATTTAGTTGGGACCTGTTTATTAGTTGTTATTTGACACTGATTATATTGATAGTTGGTAGTGTTTGGTTGAGTATGATTTGGAAACAACCCATTTTGAAGAAGGTTGAAGATATAGATATATTCACCGATCAATCGGTACATGCATTCAAATAG
- a CDS encoding covalently-linked cell wall protein precursor, putative (Similar to S. cerevisiae CIS3) — MKFSIATLSLATLAVVSAGYVSRGEGVSRGEKFECDFDTFEWKFALAVKELKHKGKNWGRDVDLDIVYELDDGQLFHGCRETYDASKCKNCYEAFEFNEEDNDKDCDDDCKRKKKGHRNYKRGGYSDGDCDDDCERVERCNYPFCELYDDNCDLLITLRDGVLRDEKHAIGEIVANHQFQFDKPPQKDALHKKGFSIVYTEGNYYLALDHKIKFWHCKVDDKGLYKLYNESIGEQCSEIELIILKSNERAEFNEREEECDDDCKRKKEHGKKY, encoded by the coding sequence ATGAAGTTTTCTATTGCTACTTTATCTTTAGCTACTTTGGCTGTTGTCAGTGCTGGTTATGTTTCCCGTGGTGAAGGTGTATCCAGAGGTGAAAAATTCGAATGTGATTTCGATACTTTTGAATGGAAGTTTGCCTTAGCTgttaaagaattgaaacatAAAGGTAAAAACTGGGGTAGAGATGTTGATTTAGATATTGTTTATGAACTTGATGATGGTCAATTATTCCATGGTTGCAGAGAAACTTATGATGCTTCCAAGTGTAAAAACTGTTACGAAGCTTTTGAATtcaatgaagaagataatgataaagactgtgatgatgattgcaagagaaagaagaagggTCATAGAAACTACAAACGTGGTGGCTACAGTGATGGTGACtgtgatgatgattgcGAAAGAGTTGAACGTTGCAACTACCCATTCTGTGAGCTTTATGACGACAATTGCGACTTGCTCATCACTTTAAGAGATGGTGTCTTGAGAGATGAAAAACATGCTATTGGTGAAATTGTTGCTAATcatcaattccaatttgaCAAACCACCACAAAAGGATGCCTTACACAAGAAAGGATTCTCCATTGTTTACACTGAAGGTAACTACTACTTGGCTCTTGACCACAAGATCAAATTCTGGCACTGTAAAGTTGACGACAAAGGGTTATACAAGCTTTATAATGAATCTATTGGTGAGCAATGTTCTGAAATTGaacttattattttgaaatctaATGAAAGAGCTGAATTTAATgaaagagaagaagaatgtgatgatgattgcaaaagaaagaaggaacacggaaaaaaatattaa
- a CDS encoding ATP:glycerol 3-phosphotransferase, putative (Similar to S. cerevisiae GUT1), producing the protein MPRRVSNAPCIPVVATIDIGTTSARAIIFSAEGEEIAKHQIEYSTTASEAPENSSNTDQFRRRSSLLRHDEPIFSAEGIAITLNDNIMIENNKSSVGPTIRFPQPGWVECMPVHILANAVQCLVACLISLRKVNQDPNLKLKYKVKAIGIANMRETTIVWSRKTGKPLSGGITWTDTRTSEIIQHLEKMIDEDRKAELKEKTGLPLSTYFSAAKLRWLLDNDDVIREEYEKGDGNLMFGTVDTWLIYHLTKEKAFVSDITNASRTYFMDLETLDYDDDLLDFWGIDPTKIRLPKIVSSSEFYGEFAAPKLSNLGFHNKITQEAYDILKTITGVPICGCLGDQSASLVGQLAFSSGSAKCTYGTGAFLLYNTGPHKLISKRGALTTFGFWFPTLKGNDGKPHYAMEGSIAVAGSIIQWLRDNLKMIDNAKDIGPLASQVENSGGVVFIPAFSGLYAPYWDGGSRGTIFGMTQYTSAAHIAHAALEGVCYQVRAILKAMASDAGAVDDFLEDALSCQNTDKLLSTLATDGGMSKADEVLQIQADILGPCVTVKRAQTAECTALGAAIAAGLSFKNEEDRIWKDLDDVVAKISGSSEEMAANSFTAKLSDENRRKDWKRWEKAVERAKGWLEDE; encoded by the coding sequence ATGCCTCGTCGTGTCAGTAATGCACCATGTATCCCTGTTGTAGCTACAATTGATATTGGTACTACCTCAGCAAGAGCTATTATATTCTCCGCAGAAGGGGAAGAAATTGCCAAGCATCAAATCGAATATTCTACCACTGCTTCAGAGGCACCAGAAAATTCCTCAAACACAGACCAATTCAGAAGAAgatcttcattattaagACACGATGAACCCATTTTCTCGGCTGAAGGTATTGCCATTACCCTCAATGACAATATTatgattgaaaataataaatcatctGTTGGTCCAACCATAAGATTTCCACAACCAGGTTGGGTTGAATGTATGCCAGTCCATATTTTGGCTAATGCAGTTCAATGTTTGGTGGCTTGTTTGATATCATTGAGAAAAGTCAACCAAGATCCAAATTTAAAACTCAAATACAAAGTCAAAGCCATTGGTATTGCCAATATGAGAGAAACCACCATTGTTTGGTCGAGAAAAACCGGGAAACCTTTGAGTGGTGGTATCACTTGGACTGATACTAGAACTTCAGAAATTATTCAACATTTGGAAAAAatgattgatgaagatagAAAAGCCGAACTCAAAGAGAAAACTGGGTTGCCCTTATCGACTTATTTTTCTGCTGCCAAATTGAGATGGTTATtggataatgatgatgtcATTAGAgaagaatatgaaaaaGGTGATGGTAATTTAATGTTTGGTACTGTTGATACTTGgttgatttatcatttaacCAAAGAAAAGGCATTTGTTTCGGATATCACTAATGCCTCTCGTACTTATTTTATGGATTTAGAAACTTTggattatgatgatgacttGTTAGACTTTTGGGGCATTGATCCTACAAAAATCAGATTACCCAAAATTGTATCTTCTTCAGAATTCTATGGGGAATTTGCTGCACCAAAATTATCCAATTTGGGTTTCCATAATAAAATCACTCAAGAAGCTTatgatattttgaaaaccaTTACTGGGGTTCCAATTTGTGGATGTCTCGGTGATCAATCTGCTTCGCTTGTTGGTCAATTGGCATTCAGTTCTGGTTCTGCCAAATGTACTTATGGTACTGGTGCTTTCCTTTTATATAACACTGGACCTCATAAATTGATTAGTAAACGTGGTGCCTTGACTACTTTTGGGTTTTGGTTTCCAACATTAAAGGGAAATGATGGGAAACCTCATTATGCCATGGAAGGGTCCATTGCTGTTGCTGGGTCGATTATTCAATGGTTGAGAGATAACTTGAAAATGATTGACAATGCCAAAGATATAGGTCCATTGGCTTCCCAAGTGGAAAATTCCGGTGGGGTGGTATTTATCCCAGCATTTTCTGGTCTCTATGCGCCATATTGGGATGGTGGTTCTAGGGGTACTATATTTGGTATGACACAGTACACATCGGCTGCACACATTGCCCATGCTGCATTGGAAGGGGTTTGTTATCAAGTAAGAGCTATTTTGAAAGCAATGGCCAGTGATGCTGGTGCTGTGGATGACTTTTTGGAAGATGCGTTATCTTGTCAAAACACCGACAAGTTATTATCGACATTAGCTACAGATGGTGGTATGTCTAAAGCCGACGAAGTTTTACAAATTCAAGCTGATATTTTGGGTCCTTGTGTTACTGTGAAACGTGCACAAACTGCAGAATGTACTGCATTAGGTGCTGCTATTGCTGCTGGATTATCATTTAAGAATGAGGAAGATCGTATTTGGAAAGATTTGGATGATGTAGTGGCCAAAATCAGTGGATCAAGTGAAGAGATGGCCGCTAACTCATTTACTGCCAAATTATCTGATGAaaatagaagaaaagaTTGGAAACGTTGGGAAAAGGCTGTGGAAAGAGCCAAGGGATGGTTAGAAGACGAATAG